A stretch of Gemmobacter fulvus DNA encodes these proteins:
- a CDS encoding Zn-dependent hydrolase, producing the protein MTFSPETRADLGRFWSTLERSAEIGVGRPGGLARLTLTDDDRLMRDQFVQWCEAAGLTVEVDEVGSIFARRDGTDNSLPPILIGSHLDTQINGGRFDGIAGVLAGLELVRCLNDAGHVTRRPLVIVNWTNEEGARFSPPMVASGAFVGKYAVDWVHDLIADDGPRFGDELARIGYHGTRPCKAGEIDAYFELHIEQGPILDAEGRQVGVVTGGYPSHGMRVRFDGQTAHTGPTPMDLRHNALIAGARWLTAVDDIGWDFAVGDGKATGSRLTAWPNKPGILSDTAQAVADVRHPDPVTARVMGEKMRRALFASAAMAGCTAEIEDEWFWGGDIFDRALVDGIRDQAIRMGFDWRDIRSQAGHDAYHLAMHCPTAMIFTPCKGGITHNNAESCEPEDFLAGLNILLHAVVTRADR; encoded by the coding sequence ATGACCTTTTCTCCCGAAACACGGGCCGATCTCGGCCGCTTCTGGTCCACCCTTGAACGCTCGGCCGAGATCGGGGTGGGCCGCCCCGGTGGTCTGGCCCGGCTGACCCTGACCGATGACGACCGCCTCATGCGGGACCAGTTCGTGCAGTGGTGCGAGGCCGCAGGCCTGACGGTCGAGGTGGACGAGGTGGGTTCCATCTTCGCGCGCCGCGACGGCACCGACAACAGCCTGCCGCCGATCCTGATCGGCAGCCATCTGGATACCCAGATCAACGGCGGGCGGTTTGACGGTATCGCCGGGGTTCTGGCCGGGCTGGAGCTGGTGCGCTGTCTGAACGATGCGGGCCATGTGACGCGCCGCCCGCTGGTCATCGTGAACTGGACCAACGAAGAGGGTGCGCGGTTTTCGCCGCCCATGGTCGCCTCGGGCGCCTTTGTCGGCAAATATGCGGTGGATTGGGTGCATGACCTGATCGCCGATGATGGCCCACGCTTTGGCGACGAACTGGCGCGGATCGGCTATCACGGCACCCGCCCCTGCAAGGCGGGTGAGATCGACGCCTATTTCGAGCTGCATATCGAACAGGGCCCGATCCTGGATGCCGAAGGGCGGCAGGTCGGGGTGGTGACGGGGGGCTACCCCAGCCATGGCATGCGGGTGCGCTTTGACGGCCAGACCGCCCATACCGGCCCCACCCCGATGGATCTGCGCCACAATGCGCTGATCGCGGGCGCGCGCTGGCTGACGGCGGTGGATGATATCGGCTGGGATTTCGCGGTGGGTGATGGCAAGGCCACCGGCTCGCGCCTGACGGCCTGGCCGAACAAGCCCGGCATCCTGTCGGATACCGCGCAGGCAGTAGCCGATGTGCGCCATCCCGATCCTGTCACCGCACGGGTGATGGGCGAAAAGATGCGTCGCGCCCTGTTCGCCAGCGCCGCCATGGCGGGCTGCACGGCTGAAATCGAGGATGAGTGGTTCTGGGGTGGTGACATCTTTGACCGCGCGCTGGTCGATGGCATCCGTGATCAGGCGATCCGCATGGGGTTTGACTGGCGCGACATCCGTTCGCAGGCCGGTCATGATGCCTATCATCTGGCGATGCACTGCCCGACGGCGATGATCTTTACCCCCTGCAAGGGCGGCATCACCCATAACAACGCCGAAAGCTGCGAGCCTGAGGATTTCCTCGCGGGGCTGAATATCCTGCTCCATGCCGTTGTCACGCGGGCAGACCGCTGA
- a CDS encoding ornithine cyclodeaminase family protein — MQMLDHAAIDARLDWPALIAALRAAFAGNAITAPPRQTLTIDLPDGQTASLLLMPAWEAGKAIGVKVVTFFPGNAAQGKATINAGYLLFDGADGRMQAVLDGDSLTARRTAAASALAADYLARPDARVLLVAGTGQLSEEAALAHSAVRRYDRVLIWGRTTDKAQQIVARLKAQGLAAETCLDLEAGARGADVICTVTASTVPLIRGDWLRPGSHLDLIGAFKPDMRECDTQAIVQAQIFVDSRAGALLAGDLAQPLAAGAITDTDVLADLAELVQGGHPGRRDATARTVFKSAGMALEDLAAAMLAQDGSA; from the coding sequence ATGCAGATGCTGGATCACGCCGCCATTGACGCACGGCTGGACTGGCCTGCGCTGATCGCCGCGCTGCGGGCGGCCTTCGCGGGCAATGCCATCACCGCCCCGCCGCGCCAGACGCTGACCATCGACCTGCCCGACGGGCAGACGGCCTCGCTGCTGCTGATGCCGGCATGGGAGGCGGGCAAGGCCATCGGGGTGAAGGTGGTCACGTTCTTTCCCGGCAATGCCGCACAGGGCAAAGCCACGATCAACGCGGGCTATCTGCTGTTTGATGGCGCAGACGGGCGGATGCAGGCCGTTCTGGACGGCGATTCCCTGACTGCGCGGCGCACGGCGGCGGCCTCGGCACTGGCGGCGGATTATCTGGCGCGGCCGGATGCGCGGGTGCTGTTGGTCGCAGGAACCGGGCAACTGTCCGAAGAGGCGGCGCTGGCCCATTCTGCCGTGCGCCGCTATGACCGCGTGCTGATCTGGGGGCGCACAACCGACAAGGCGCAGCAGATCGTGGCGCGGCTGAAGGCGCAGGGCCTTGCCGCCGAAACCTGCCTTGATCTGGAGGCAGGCGCGCGCGGCGCGGATGTCATCTGCACCGTCACCGCCTCGACCGTGCCGCTGATCCGGGGCGACTGGCTGCGCCCCGGCAGCCATCTGGATCTGATTGGTGCCTTCAAGCCGGACATGCGCGAATGTGACACGCAGGCCATCGTTCAGGCGCAGATCTTCGTCGACAGCCGCGCCGGGGCGCTGCTGGCCGGGGATCTGGCACAGCCTTTGGCCGCAGGCGCGATCACCGACACCGATGTTCTGGCCGATCTGGCCGAGCTGGTGCAGGGCGGCCATCCGGGCCGCCGTGATGCCACGGCGCGTACCGTGTTCAAATCCGCCGGGATGGCGCTGGAAGACCTTGCCGCCGCCATGCTGGCACAGGACGGATCAGCATAG
- a CDS encoding LysR family transcriptional regulator: MPPLPQVKPLLNDLNWNLFRSFCAIAEEKSITRAAKRLNMSQPSVSLALQRLEEQLGCQLVFRDSRHFALTLRGERIYQECAEIFRCVDRIAVLTEDRNDEDYGELRLQIISNLCSPLVDEALRLYHQRNPSITWRIEVQNSQETLRRITQEKTGIGLCLLTKPIINLDCKLLFREEFVVFCGAEHRLFGQTDVTARDLQQEPFVAFTCATEGMGLEPMVMLRDGVGLGNRISGSSHNLEEVRRMIVSGLGIGILPLMAVTDEVERGQLWPLRFTDQPLGADVFMVRHPATPLTVPEQKFVDLLDELLQLYPDLC; this comes from the coding sequence GTGCCGCCCTTGCCTCAGGTGAAACCGCTGCTCAATGATCTGAACTGGAACCTGTTCCGCAGCTTCTGCGCCATCGCAGAGGAAAAAAGCATCACCCGCGCCGCCAAGCGGCTGAACATGAGCCAGCCCTCCGTCAGCCTCGCCTTGCAGCGGCTGGAAGAACAGCTTGGTTGCCAGCTGGTGTTCCGCGACAGCCGCCATTTCGCCCTGACCCTGCGCGGCGAGCGGATCTATCAGGAATGTGCCGAGATTTTCCGCTGTGTCGACCGGATCGCGGTGCTGACCGAAGACCGCAATGACGAGGATTATGGCGAGCTGCGCTTGCAGATCATCAGCAATCTCTGCTCGCCGCTGGTGGACGAGGCGCTGCGGCTTTACCACCAGCGCAACCCGTCGATCACCTGGCGGATCGAAGTGCAGAACAGCCAGGAAACTCTGCGCCGCATCACGCAGGAAAAGACCGGGATCGGGCTGTGCCTGCTGACGAAGCCGATCATCAACCTCGATTGCAAGCTGCTGTTCCGTGAAGAATTCGTGGTGTTCTGCGGGGCCGAACACCGGCTGTTCGGCCAGACGGATGTGACCGCCCGTGACCTGCAACAGGAACCCTTTGTCGCCTTCACCTGCGCCACCGAAGGCATGGGGCTGGAGCCGATGGTGATGCTGCGCGACGGCGTCGGCCTTGGCAACCGCATCAGCGGATCGAGCCATAATCTGGAGGAGGTGCGCCGGATGATCGTGTCGGGCCTTGGCATCGGCATCCTGCCGCTGATGGCCGTGACGGATGAGGTGGAGCGGGGGCAGCTCTGGCCGCTGCGCTTCACCGATCAGCCGCTGGGGGCGGATGTCTTCATGGTGCGCCACCCCGCCACCCCATTGACGGTGCCGGAACAGAAGTTCGTCGATCTGCTCGACGAACTTCTGCAACTTTATCCGGATCTATGCTGA
- a CDS encoding RidA family protein — translation MQIERFHRGPRMSQIVRHGDTIYLAGQVGDPETGIKEQTEQALAAVDALLAEVGSSKSKALQVIVWLADIADFDAMNAVYDGWIDPEAPPVRACGESRLTAPGYRVEFIVTAAR, via the coding sequence ATGCAGATCGAACGCTTTCATCGCGGCCCCCGGATGAGCCAGATCGTCCGTCATGGCGATACCATCTATCTGGCCGGTCAGGTGGGCGACCCCGAAACCGGGATCAAAGAACAGACAGAACAGGCGCTTGCCGCAGTGGATGCCCTGCTGGCCGAGGTGGGCAGCAGCAAGTCCAAGGCGTTGCAGGTCATCGTCTGGCTGGCCGACATCGCAGATTTTGATGCGATGAACGCGGTCTATGACGGCTGGATCGACCCGGAGGCGCCGCCGGTGCGCGCCTGTGGCGAAAGTCGGCTGACCGCGCCGGGCTACCGCGTGGAATTCATCGTGACCGCCGCCCGTTAG
- a CDS encoding RraA family protein codes for MFPDLSLVETATLGHFLQDGFMAPTIQPVLPDRRIFGPALTVRLPGSDGSALIEALSVAEAGQIVVVDRCGDFRHACWGAVTTHAALARGVLGAVIDGFITDQAAVTALGFPVWCRGRSPITTRNRQMAGEVGGLVSCGGTAVAAGDIILADENGVVVLDPATVAEHAATALHLQHAEADLIRRLQAGETLAQIVAPERPANGPKRRFPNLNLKLSKG; via the coding sequence ATGTTCCCCGATCTGTCGCTGGTCGAAACCGCCACGCTCGGCCATTTTCTGCAAGACGGGTTCATGGCCCCCACGATCCAGCCGGTGCTGCCGGACCGGCGCATCTTTGGGCCCGCCCTGACCGTGCGCCTGCCCGGATCGGATGGATCGGCGCTGATCGAGGCGCTGTCGGTGGCCGAAGCGGGGCAGATCGTGGTTGTCGACCGCTGCGGCGATTTCCGCCATGCCTGCTGGGGCGCAGTCACCACCCATGCGGCGCTTGCCCGTGGGGTGCTGGGGGCGGTGATCGACGGTTTCATCACCGATCAGGCCGCCGTCACCGCGCTTGGTTTTCCGGTCTGGTGCCGGGGCCGGTCGCCCATCACCACGCGCAACCGCCAGATGGCGGGCGAGGTGGGCGGGCTGGTGTCCTGTGGTGGCACCGCCGTTGCGGCGGGCGACATCATTCTGGCCGATGAAAACGGGGTTGTCGTGCTCGACCCCGCAACGGTGGCCGAACATGCCGCCACCGCCCTGCACCTGCAACATGCCGAAGCCGATCTCATCCGCCGCCTTCAGGCGGGCGAGACCCTTGCCCAGATCGTCGCGCCCGAGAGGCCAGCCAATGGCCCGAAGCGGCGGTTTCCGAACCTGAATCTCAAACTGTCCAAAGGGTAA
- a CDS encoding ABC transporter substrate-binding protein → MSKTSRLLLSSAAALLLASASPALADKASNTLNVAFSAEPEPLDTYKIAGREGLILARHVYDGLLYKDLESGTFKPALAESWEQTGPLTMEFTLRKGVKFHNGADFTADDVVATLGAVSDPAYGTRYAISVDWIGKVEKLDSHKVRITMAKPFAGAIEMLADALPIYPQAEFAATGSEGMARNPVGTGPYRLVEQEPGVRYVLERFADHYAGSPKSGATIDRIVVRTIPEMNTQYAELMSGALDWIWRIPPDQAAQLESRVQVVSAPIIRISFVNFALQDGTPLADKRVRQAILHAVNRQAIVDAFAGGASEVLKAACNPVQFGCAQDVTTYEYAPEKAKALLAEAGLADGFTLPMVFAAMPRPVAEAVAADLAKVGITLQLDELQYAAGVGKWREGQVPAFFSNWGSYGIGDVVFTLSNFFGGGADDLLKDPELTEWLTLADTSTDPAVRQEAYAKALKKIADEALWMPMYGFNVNYGLSNDLSFTPHPDEFARFWQASWK, encoded by the coding sequence ATGTCCAAGACCTCTCGCCTGCTGCTGTCCAGTGCTGCGGCTCTGCTGCTGGCTTCTGCCAGCCCCGCATTGGCCGACAAGGCCAGCAATACGCTCAACGTCGCGTTTTCGGCGGAACCTGAACCGCTTGATACCTACAAGATCGCCGGACGCGAGGGGCTGATCCTGGCGCGGCATGTCTATGACGGGCTGCTCTACAAGGATCTGGAAAGCGGCACCTTCAAACCGGCGCTGGCCGAAAGCTGGGAACAGACCGGCCCGCTGACCATGGAATTCACGCTGCGCAAAGGGGTGAAGTTCCACAACGGTGCCGATTTCACCGCCGATGATGTGGTGGCGACGCTGGGCGCGGTGTCCGATCCGGCCTATGGCACCCGCTATGCGATTTCGGTCGACTGGATCGGCAAGGTTGAAAAGCTTGATAGCCACAAGGTCCGCATCACCATGGCCAAGCCCTTTGCCGGGGCCATCGAAATGCTGGCCGATGCGCTGCCGATCTATCCGCAGGCAGAGTTTGCCGCCACAGGCTCGGAAGGCATGGCGCGCAATCCGGTCGGCACCGGCCCCTACCGGCTGGTCGAACAGGAGCCGGGCGTGCGTTATGTGCTGGAACGCTTTGCCGATCATTATGCGGGCAGCCCGAAAAGCGGCGCCACCATCGACCGCATCGTGGTGCGCACCATCCCCGAGATGAACACCCAATATGCCGAGCTGATGTCGGGCGCGCTGGACTGGATCTGGCGCATCCCACCGGATCAGGCGGCACAGCTGGAAAGCCGGGTGCAGGTGGTGTCGGCGCCGATCATCCGCATTTCCTTTGTGAACTTCGCGCTGCAAGACGGCACGCCCCTGGCGGACAAGCGGGTGCGGCAGGCGATCCTGCACGCCGTGAACCGGCAGGCCATCGTCGATGCCTTTGCGGGCGGCGCGTCCGAAGTGCTGAAAGCCGCCTGCAATCCGGTGCAATTCGGCTGTGCGCAGGATGTGACGACCTATGAATACGCCCCCGAAAAGGCCAAGGCGCTGCTGGCCGAGGCGGGTCTGGCCGATGGCTTTACCCTGCCCATGGTCTTTGCCGCCATGCCGCGCCCGGTGGCCGAGGCGGTGGCCGCCGATCTGGCCAAGGTCGGCATCACCCTGCAACTGGACGAGCTGCAATATGCGGCAGGTGTGGGCAAATGGCGCGAAGGGCAGGTGCCGGCCTTCTTCTCCAACTGGGGCAGCTATGGCATTGGCGATGTGGTGTTCACCCTGTCCAACTTCTTTGGCGGCGGGGCGGATGACCTGCTGAAAGACCCCGAGCTGACGGAATGGCTGACGCTGGCCGATACCTCCACCGATCCGGCGGTGCGGCAGGAGGCCTATGCCAAGGCGCTGAAAAAGATCGCGGACGAGGCGCTGTGGATGCCGATGTATGGCTTCAACGTGAATTACGGCCTGTCGAATGATCTGAGCTTCACGCCGCACCCGGATGAATTCGCCCGGTTCTGGCAAGCCTCCTGGAAATGA
- a CDS encoding ABC transporter permease, which yields MVSYLFRRLVVAFCVCIAVSMLSFGLMFMAGDPSIAIAGQGGSAADAEAVRAAYGFDRPFLVQYLDWIGSALLGDFGQSIYFHIPVTEIIGNRLPVTLQLGALSFGLALVLAVPLGIAAALKPNGLVDRLALVLAVTGQAVPSFWLGLMAIVVFGVWYGLVPISGADTWRGYILPVVVLTYSALPAMMRITRSGMIDVLAADYIRTAYAKGLPLRIVVLRHALRNAVLPLVSLAAVQLGILLSGSIVIESVFALNGLGRLAWESLLRADLPVVQAIILILSLVYVVLTTASDLLNAMLDPRIRGAR from the coding sequence ATGGTGTCCTATCTTTTCAGGCGGCTGGTCGTCGCCTTCTGCGTCTGCATCGCTGTGTCGATGCTCAGCTTCGGGCTGATGTTCATGGCGGGCGATCCGTCGATTGCCATTGCCGGGCAGGGCGGCAGTGCCGCCGATGCCGAGGCGGTGCGCGCGGCCTATGGCTTTGACCGGCCTTTCCTTGTGCAATATCTGGATTGGATCGGCAGCGCCTTGCTGGGCGATTTCGGCCAGAGCATCTATTTCCACATTCCGGTGACCGAAATCATCGGCAACCGCCTGCCTGTCACCTTGCAACTGGGCGCGCTGTCCTTCGGGCTGGCGCTGGTGCTGGCGGTGCCGCTGGGCATCGCCGCTGCGCTTAAGCCCAATGGGCTGGTGGACCGGCTGGCGCTGGTGCTGGCCGTTACCGGGCAGGCGGTGCCGAGCTTCTGGCTGGGCCTGATGGCGATTGTGGTGTTCGGGGTCTGGTATGGGCTGGTGCCGATTTCGGGCGCGGACACCTGGCGCGGTTATATCCTGCCGGTGGTAGTGCTGACCTATTCGGCGCTGCCCGCCATGATGCGCATCACCCGGTCGGGCATGATTGATGTTCTGGCGGCGGATTACATCCGCACCGCTTATGCCAAGGGCCTGCCGCTGCGGATCGTGGTGTTGCGCCATGCCTTGCGCAATGCGGTGCTGCCGCTGGTGTCACTGGCGGCGGTGCAACTGGGCATCCTGCTGTCCGGCTCCATCGTGATTGAAAGCGTGTTCGCGCTGAACGGGCTGGGCCGACTGGCCTGGGAATCGCTGCTGCGCGCCGATCTGCCGGTGGTGCAGGCGATCATCCTGATCCTGTCGCTGGTCTATGTGGTACTGACCACAGCATCGGATCTGCTGAATGCCATGCTGGATCCGCGCATCCGGGGGGCACGCTGA
- a CDS encoding ABC transporter permease, translating to MAATDTSARNAYLRRLLRNSGVTLGGGIVAAMILLALLAPLIAPHSPFDQDLTRRFLPPFWHDRAVPGHLLGTDHLGRDYLSRLIYGSRISLGVGFGVILVSGSIGITLGLIAGYFGGIADMVISFLITTRLSLPIVLVALAAVALGGASLVTLITVLGLLLWDRFAVVTRAAAQSLRSREFIKGLHAIGASPARILFLEILPNMRSAIIVVITLEVANVILLEAALSFLGLGVRPPTPSWGLMIAEGRENILFDPWLIALPGAALCILVLAVNLLGDGLRDFTGPRKK from the coding sequence ATGGCCGCAACCGACACATCCGCGCGCAACGCGTATCTGCGCCGCCTGCTGCGCAATTCCGGTGTCACGCTGGGCGGCGGCATCGTGGCGGCGATGATCCTGCTGGCGCTGCTGGCCCCGCTGATCGCGCCACACAGCCCGTTCGATCAGGATCTGACCCGCCGCTTTCTGCCGCCCTTCTGGCATGACCGCGCGGTGCCCGGGCATCTGCTGGGCACCGATCATCTGGGGCGGGATTACCTGTCGCGGCTGATCTATGGCAGCCGGATTTCGCTGGGGGTGGGCTTTGGCGTGATCCTCGTGTCTGGCAGCATCGGCATCACGCTGGGCCTGATCGCCGGATATTTCGGCGGCATTGCCGATATGGTCATCAGCTTTCTCATCACGACGCGGCTGTCCTTGCCCATCGTGCTGGTCGCGCTGGCGGCGGTGGCGCTGGGCGGGGCTTCGCTTGTCACGCTGATCACCGTGCTGGGGCTGCTGCTGTGGGATCGGTTCGCTGTGGTTACTCGTGCCGCTGCGCAATCGCTGCGCAGCCGCGAATTCATCAAGGGTCTGCACGCCATCGGTGCCAGCCCGGCGCGCATCCTGTTTCTGGAAATCCTGCCCAATATGCGCAGCGCCATCATCGTGGTGATCACGCTGGAGGTGGCGAATGTGATCCTGCTGGAGGCGGCGCTGTCGTTCCTCGGGCTGGGTGTGCGGCCACCCACCCCGTCCTGGGGGCTGATGATTGCCGAAGGGCGCGAGAATATCCTGTTCGATCCCTGGCTGATTGCCCTGCCGGGGGCGGCGCTTTGCATCCTTGTGCTGGCCGTCAACCTTCTGGGCGATGGTCTGCGCGATTTCACGGGGCCGAGGAAGAAATGA
- a CDS encoding ABC transporter ATP-binding protein codes for METVLDIRDLRVSIPTDHGLLHAVRGVDLSVRAGQTLCLVGESGCGKSLTAMALMGLLPRHAQTGAARFALLGQDYAGQPPQARAALRRRGLSMIFQDPMTALNPTLTIGRQLTEAVMYLDGLSRAAATARAVEMLGRVGIAQPALRLGQYPHQFSGGQRQRLMIAMALMGQPRLLIADEPTTALDVTIQAQILGLLAELQRDLGLAILLITHDLGVVAAVAQEVAVMYAGRIVEHGPATAIFDRPDHPYTRGLMAAIPVPGRTARGSDLPAIPGSVPGLIGPQSGCAFRARCAHAVAACDSDPVPLVSTAPGRRAECHRLAAGAIG; via the coding sequence ATGGAAACCGTTCTCGATATTCGCGATCTGCGCGTGTCGATCCCCACCGATCACGGGCTGCTGCATGCGGTGCGCGGGGTCGATCTGTCGGTGCGGGCCGGGCAGACGCTGTGCCTTGTCGGCGAAAGCGGCTGCGGCAAATCCCTGACGGCGATGGCGCTGATGGGGCTGCTGCCCCGCCATGCCCAGACCGGGGCGGCGCGCTTTGCGCTGCTGGGGCAGGATTACGCAGGCCAGCCGCCTCAGGCGCGGGCGGCGTTGCGGAGGCGCGGCCTGTCGATGATCTTTCAGGATCCGATGACCGCGCTGAACCCGACGCTGACCATCGGGCGGCAACTGACCGAGGCGGTGATGTATCTGGATGGCCTGAGCCGGGCGGCGGCGACAGCCCGCGCCGTTGAGATGCTGGGCCGCGTGGGTATCGCCCAGCCCGCGCTGCGGCTGGGGCAATATCCGCATCAGTTTTCCGGCGGGCAGCGCCAGCGGCTGATGATTGCCATGGCGCTGATGGGGCAACCCAGACTGCTGATTGCGGATGAGCCGACAACCGCGCTGGATGTCACCATTCAGGCGCAGATCCTTGGTCTGCTCGCGGAATTGCAGCGCGATCTGGGACTGGCGATCCTGCTGATCACCCATGATCTGGGCGTGGTGGCGGCGGTCGCGCAGGAGGTGGCGGTGATGTATGCCGGGCGGATCGTCGAACATGGCCCGGCGACCGCGATCTTCGACCGGCCAGATCACCCCTATACTAGGGGGCTGATGGCGGCGATTCCGGTGCCGGGCCGCACCGCGCGGGGCAGTGATCTGCCCGCCATTCCCGGCAGCGTGCCGGGATTGATCGGGCCTCAGAGCGGCTGCGCCTTCCGGGCGCGCTGTGCCCATGCCGTTGCCGCCTGCGACAGCGATCCGGTGCCGCTGGTCTCCACGGCACCGGGCCGTCGCGCCGAATGTCACCGTCTTGCCGCAGGAGCCATCGGATGA
- a CDS encoding oligopeptide/dipeptide ABC transporter ATP-binding protein, which yields MTVPAITLDRISKTFTVAQGLLRRPRRLTAVRDLSLQVAEGQTLGLVGESGCGKSTVINLLLGQLLPDSGAVRLMGRDIRTIPVAERVRLVQPVFQDPNAALNPVRRIADLVGQPLRLHGSGGDVATEVRQILDLVGLPARLAEAYPGELSGGQRQRVAIARALILRPKILICDEPTSALDVSVQAQVINLLLSLRREMQLTMLFVSHNLAVIEHLAERVSVMYLGEKVEESPTDDLFRAARHPYSRALLAATLMPRPGAGIPPLPLGLAAADAMSLAGGCAFAPRCPAVTAQCRAQRPALVTDADHQIRCHLA from the coding sequence ATGACCGTGCCCGCCATCACACTCGACCGCATTTCGAAAACCTTCACCGTCGCGCAGGGCCTGCTGCGCCGCCCTCGCCGCCTGACGGCAGTGCGCGATCTGTCATTGCAGGTGGCCGAGGGGCAGACCCTCGGGCTGGTGGGCGAAAGTGGCTGTGGCAAAAGCACGGTCATCAACCTGTTGCTGGGCCAGTTGTTGCCTGACAGTGGTGCGGTGCGGCTGATGGGCCGTGACATCCGTACCATCCCGGTGGCCGAGCGGGTGCGGCTGGTGCAGCCGGTGTTTCAGGATCCCAATGCCGCGCTGAACCCGGTGCGCCGCATCGCCGATCTGGTGGGACAGCCGCTGCGCCTGCATGGATCAGGCGGCGATGTGGCGACAGAGGTACGGCAGATCCTCGATCTGGTGGGCCTGCCCGCCCGGCTGGCCGAGGCCTATCCGGGCGAGCTGTCGGGCGGGCAGCGTCAGCGGGTCGCCATTGCCCGCGCGCTGATCCTGCGGCCAAAGATCCTGATCTGTGACGAGCCGACCTCGGCGCTGGATGTCTCGGTTCAGGCGCAGGTCATCAACCTGCTGCTGTCACTGCGGCGCGAGATGCAGCTGACCATGCTGTTCGTCAGCCACAACCTTGCGGTGATCGAACATCTGGCCGAGCGGGTGAGCGTGATGTATCTGGGCGAAAAGGTGGAAGAAAGCCCGACCGACGATCTGTTCCGCGCCGCGCGCCACCCCTATAGCCGCGCGCTGCTGGCGGCGACGCTGATGCCGCGGCCCGGCGCGGGCATCCCGCCGCTGCCGCTGGGGTTGGCGGCGGCAGATGCGATGAGCCTGGCCGGTGGCTGCGCCTTTGCGCCGCGCTGCCCTGCGGTAACCGCGCAGTGCCGGGCGCAGCGGCCCGCCCTCGTCACCGACGCAGATCACCAGATCCGCTGCCATCTGGCCTAG